Proteins from one Chitinophaga oryzae genomic window:
- a CDS encoding GNAT family N-acetyltransferase, producing MQQPILSTAQLVLRPITEKDTAALFSLFSNEEVTRYMDIDAFSNITEATQIITFFRERWEKQEGMRWAITFKDKDELIGTCGFHHWNKTHYKIELGYDLQPAYWGRGIMTEAIPLALKFVYQELQFNRVEAFVDPLNAASSRLLGRLGFRHEGMLRDAFFEKGKFVDADLYSLLRREYDRETIWQ from the coding sequence ATGCAACAACCCATCCTAAGCACAGCACAGCTGGTGCTCCGTCCGATTACAGAAAAAGATACCGCTGCCTTGTTCTCCCTCTTTTCCAATGAAGAAGTGACCCGGTACATGGATATTGACGCCTTTTCCAATATTACAGAAGCGACCCAGATCATTACCTTTTTCCGTGAACGCTGGGAAAAACAGGAAGGGATGCGCTGGGCCATCACCTTTAAAGATAAAGATGAACTCATAGGTACCTGCGGGTTTCATCACTGGAATAAAACACATTATAAGATAGAGCTGGGATATGATCTGCAACCGGCATACTGGGGCAGGGGCATAATGACAGAGGCGATCCCGCTGGCGTTGAAGTTCGTGTACCAGGAGCTGCAGTTCAATCGTGTGGAAGCGTTCGTGGACCCGTTGAATGCCGCGTCTTCCCGTTTACTGGGGCGGCTGGGCTTCCGTCATGAGGGGATGCTGCGCGATGCTTTCTTTGAAAAGGGAAAATTTGTGGATGCGGACCTGTACAGTTTACTCCGCCGG
- a CDS encoding response regulator transcription factor yields MKILVVEDESKVGAFIKRGLEEHHHQVDVHTDGLQGQQAALEQDYDLIILDIMLPGINGLTICKHLRMRDVTAPVLMLTALSATHDIVDGLNAGADDYLAKPFHFSELVARVNALSRRKNNFKQEKEILTLADLRLDTTSKTASREGQEITLTAKEYALLELLLKNTGKVLSRALIAEAVWGLEFDTGTNTIDVYVNYLRNKIEKGFSGEKLIHTVVGMGYVMKVKSTWQP; encoded by the coding sequence ATGAAAATATTGGTTGTAGAAGACGAATCCAAAGTAGGCGCCTTTATTAAGAGAGGACTGGAAGAACATCACCACCAGGTGGACGTGCACACGGACGGCCTGCAGGGCCAGCAAGCCGCACTGGAGCAGGACTATGACCTGATCATACTCGACATCATGCTGCCGGGCATTAACGGTCTCACTATTTGCAAACACCTCCGCATGCGCGACGTCACCGCCCCGGTACTGATGCTCACGGCCCTGAGCGCCACCCATGACATTGTAGACGGCCTCAACGCCGGCGCCGACGATTATCTCGCCAAACCTTTTCATTTCTCCGAGCTGGTGGCCCGCGTCAACGCCCTGTCGCGCCGTAAGAACAATTTCAAACAGGAAAAAGAAATACTCACGCTGGCGGACCTGCGGCTGGACACAACGTCTAAAACCGCCAGCAGGGAGGGGCAGGAGATCACGCTCACCGCCAAAGAATACGCCCTGCTGGAACTGCTGTTGAAAAATACCGGCAAAGTGCTGTCCCGCGCGCTCATCGCTGAGGCGGTATGGGGACTGGAATTCGATACCGGCACCAATACCATCGATGTATATGTCAACTATCTCCGTAATAAAATCGAAAAAGGCTTCAGCGGTGAAAAGCTGATCCATACTGTAGTCGGCATGGGATACGTCATGAAAGTTAAAAGCACCTGGCAGCCATAG
- a CDS encoding sensor histidine kinase, protein MKIRHRLSLQFTLITGIILTGVFILIYLLSAQYIRNSFYKLLQVRALVTAQVYLEKDELTKKKFIEIEKSYRQSIPDESSNIYDQEDQPVFLEKIKYSWPLSLLNTIRKSGTYRFTFKEKYGVGMFYPDNQGDFVVIVTARNKAGEQQLQYLALILIIMLCVSLIVTFLLGQWFASKALQPIQSINRQVKKIRSNNLHMRVEQGRNKDEIDELAGNFNELLQHLEQAFEMQRSFVSNASHELRTPLTTIIGEIEVTLHRERDKAEYISTLGTVLDESEKLKLITDGLLQLTRVDVILTPANTEQIRLDELLWEIREHWQYKTPSHQADVVMSNLPDDASRLAIRGNRPLLMLALQNVVRNAFKFSYNQPVSLRLSYDADCIVISVSDKGIGIAPDELDKIFLPLYRAGNAYTFSGYGIGLAMAQRIFQLHQATIAVSSVPGEGTTFNIFFPTTAKI, encoded by the coding sequence ATGAAGATAAGACACCGATTATCGCTTCAGTTTACCCTCATCACCGGTATCATTCTTACCGGTGTGTTCATCCTGATATACCTGCTGTCCGCCCAGTATATCCGGAACAGCTTCTATAAACTGCTGCAGGTAAGGGCGCTGGTCACCGCCCAGGTGTATCTCGAAAAAGATGAACTGACCAAAAAGAAATTCATCGAGATAGAAAAAAGCTACCGCCAGAGCATCCCCGATGAATCCAGCAACATCTACGACCAGGAAGACCAGCCCGTTTTCCTGGAGAAAATAAAGTACAGTTGGCCGCTCTCCCTGTTGAACACCATCCGCAAATCCGGTACCTACCGCTTTACTTTCAAGGAAAAGTATGGCGTGGGCATGTTCTACCCGGACAACCAGGGCGACTTTGTGGTGATCGTGACGGCCCGTAACAAAGCAGGCGAACAGCAACTGCAATATCTCGCGCTGATACTGATCATCATGCTCTGCGTATCGCTGATCGTTACTTTCCTCCTGGGCCAATGGTTTGCCAGCAAAGCGCTGCAGCCCATCCAAAGCATCAACAGGCAGGTGAAAAAAATACGTTCCAACAACCTGCACATGCGCGTGGAACAAGGACGCAACAAAGATGAAATCGACGAACTGGCCGGTAATTTTAATGAACTGCTGCAACACCTGGAACAGGCTTTTGAAATGCAGCGTTCCTTCGTGTCCAACGCCTCTCATGAACTAAGAACGCCGCTGACAACGATCATCGGTGAGATAGAAGTCACCCTGCACCGGGAGCGCGACAAAGCGGAATACATCTCCACGCTGGGCACCGTGCTGGACGAGTCGGAGAAACTGAAACTGATCACCGACGGGCTCCTACAGCTCACCCGCGTAGACGTGATCCTTACCCCGGCCAATACCGAACAGATACGGCTCGACGAACTGTTGTGGGAGATCCGGGAACACTGGCAATATAAAACCCCTTCCCATCAGGCAGACGTAGTCATGAGCAACCTGCCCGATGACGCTTCCCGGCTGGCTATCCGCGGCAACCGCCCGCTGCTGATGCTGGCATTACAGAACGTTGTCCGCAACGCCTTCAAGTTTTCGTATAACCAGCCTGTGAGCCTCCGCCTGAGCTACGATGCTGACTGCATTGTTATCTCCGTCAGCGATAAAGGCATCGGCATCGCTCCCGATGAACTGGACAAAATATTCCTGCCGCTTTACCGTGCCGGTAACGCCTATACGTTTTCAGGATATGGTATCGGTCTGGCCATGGCCCAGCGTATCTTTCAGCTCCATCAGGCTACCATTGCCGTCAGCAGTGTGCCGGGAGAAGGCACCACCTTTAACATCTTTTTCCCCACAACTGCCAAAATCTAA
- a CDS encoding TolC family protein translates to MTIRLALQAFPVLMGVLWSCCVHAQPLDTLKLTLPAAETQLLQKNIPLLAQKFNIDAAKAAVLTARLWDNPQVTVENVLYNHTTKKWFDFSYEGQNTLQVQQLFKIAGQRNKAVKLAQSSVRMTEYQFFDLLRTLRFSLHDNFYDLYYKQRSLQTFGRQIAFLQQIVKVFEQQKALGNIAPKEIIRIRSLLYDLQHDALELEKDIQQTQSDLALLIRVPATVSIQPQLPDPLPQLSAGALSYQALLDTAKANRYDLKIALENVQYNHMNLRLQRSLAVPDVQLGFSYDKQGNFERNYNGLNLSMPLPFFNRNQGNIKMAKAELENSKLQLNGTQDQLEHDVMNSLQQALKTEKLLQDFDPGFEKEYTAMMHEVEKNYGLHHLGLLEFIDLYDAYRNNVLKMNELKYDRLNALEQINFATGASIFHL, encoded by the coding sequence ATGACGATCAGACTAGCCTTACAAGCCTTCCCTGTACTGATGGGCGTCCTATGGAGCTGCTGCGTGCATGCGCAGCCGTTGGATACCCTCAAACTTACCCTGCCGGCGGCCGAAACGCAGCTCCTTCAGAAAAACATCCCGCTGCTGGCGCAGAAATTCAACATCGATGCGGCCAAAGCAGCCGTGCTCACCGCCCGCCTGTGGGACAATCCCCAGGTGACCGTTGAAAATGTACTGTATAACCATACCACCAAAAAGTGGTTCGATTTCTCCTACGAAGGACAAAACACGCTGCAGGTACAGCAGCTGTTCAAGATTGCCGGTCAGCGCAACAAAGCGGTAAAGCTGGCGCAAAGCAGCGTACGGATGACGGAATACCAGTTCTTCGATCTGCTGCGCACCCTCCGTTTTTCCCTGCACGACAATTTCTATGATCTCTACTACAAACAGCGGTCCCTCCAAACTTTCGGCCGCCAGATCGCTTTCCTGCAGCAGATCGTCAAAGTATTCGAACAGCAGAAGGCCCTGGGCAATATCGCTCCCAAAGAGATCATCCGTATCAGATCTTTGCTGTACGACCTGCAGCACGACGCGCTGGAACTGGAAAAGGATATTCAGCAGACGCAGTCCGACCTGGCGCTGCTGATACGTGTGCCCGCCACCGTCAGTATTCAGCCGCAGCTGCCGGACCCTTTGCCACAGCTGTCAGCAGGCGCCCTGTCGTATCAGGCCCTGCTGGATACCGCTAAAGCCAACCGTTACGATCTTAAAATAGCGCTGGAAAATGTGCAGTACAACCATATGAACCTCCGCCTGCAACGGTCACTCGCCGTGCCCGATGTACAGCTGGGTTTCTCCTATGATAAGCAGGGCAACTTCGAAAGAAATTACAACGGCCTTAACCTCTCTATGCCGCTGCCTTTCTTTAACCGTAACCAGGGCAATATTAAAATGGCCAAAGCCGAACTGGAAAACAGCAAGCTGCAGCTCAACGGCACACAGGACCAGCTGGAGCATGATGTTATGAACAGTCTGCAACAGGCGCTGAAAACGGAAAAGCTGTTGCAGGATTTCGATCCGGGGTTTGAAAAAGAATACACCGCCATGATGCACGAAGTGGAAAAAAATTACGGGCTGCATCATCTCGGGTTACTGGAGTTCATAGACCTGTACGACGCCTACCGTAATAACGTGCTTAAAATGAATGAGCTTAAATACGACCGACTCAATGCGCTGGAGCAAATCAACTTCGCTACCGGGGCCTCCATCTTTCATCTTTGA
- a CDS encoding efflux RND transporter periplasmic adaptor subunit, which produces MITIQGIILTGCGSKAAPEQTARWVLSDSLLRTLVVDTATTVSADNEMLLTGKISENEDKTARIFPMVSGIVSEVKVHSGDFVQKGQVLAVIKSPEMAGFTADQRITASDMATAKRNMEVAESFYKSGLNSQKDYEEAKSNYDKAVAAYNKSSAVLEINGGAHQTSYMVKAPVPGFVISKRAAESMQWRPDNSDPIFVVADLKDVWAMINIFESDISGIREGDPVEMSTLSYPDKTFIGRIDKIYNVLDPETKVMKARVVVDNPGYFLKPEMFVRAKAKRHADFNMVSIPSRGIIFDHDKYYVLVLTTARPGVAIREIQIARTVDNRTYIASGLKEGERIVASRQVFIYDTLTDQQ; this is translated from the coding sequence ATGATAACCATTCAGGGCATTATCCTCACCGGCTGCGGCAGCAAAGCGGCTCCTGAACAGACGGCCCGCTGGGTACTCAGTGATTCGCTGCTACGCACGCTGGTGGTGGATACTGCCACCACCGTCTCCGCCGATAACGAAATGCTGCTGACCGGAAAGATCAGTGAAAACGAAGACAAAACCGCCCGTATCTTCCCGATGGTCAGCGGTATCGTCAGCGAAGTGAAAGTGCATTCCGGCGATTTTGTTCAGAAAGGCCAGGTGCTCGCCGTGATCAAAAGCCCTGAAATGGCAGGCTTTACCGCGGATCAGCGTATAACCGCCAGCGATATGGCTACCGCCAAACGCAACATGGAAGTGGCGGAGTCTTTCTACAAAAGCGGGTTGAACTCGCAGAAGGACTATGAGGAAGCCAAAAGCAACTACGATAAGGCCGTTGCGGCTTACAACAAATCCAGCGCCGTACTGGAGATCAACGGCGGCGCGCATCAGACCAGCTACATGGTGAAAGCGCCGGTGCCCGGGTTCGTAATCAGCAAACGGGCAGCCGAAAGTATGCAGTGGCGGCCGGACAACTCCGATCCCATTTTTGTAGTGGCCGATCTGAAAGACGTCTGGGCCATGATCAATATCTTTGAATCCGATATTTCCGGTATCCGGGAGGGCGATCCGGTGGAGATGTCCACCCTTTCGTATCCCGATAAAACCTTTATCGGCAGAATAGACAAGATCTACAACGTACTGGACCCCGAGACCAAGGTGATGAAAGCCCGGGTGGTAGTGGACAATCCCGGCTATTTCCTGAAACCGGAGATGTTTGTGCGCGCCAAAGCCAAACGCCACGCAGACTTCAACATGGTGAGCATCCCTTCCCGCGGTATCATCTTTGACCATGATAAATACTATGTGCTGGTGCTGACAACAGCCAGGCCTGGCGTAGCCATCCGCGAAATACAAATCGCCAGAACAGTGGATAACCGTACCTATATCGCCTCCGGGTTAAAAGAAGGGGAACGTATCGTCGCTTCCCGCCAGGTATTTATTTATGACACACTGACCGACCAGCAGTAA